A segment of the Lentimicrobium sp. L6 genome:
TAATCCATAAAGCTTCTTATGAAGGCTATAAACAATTAACCAACCTATTACAATGGTCTTTATCACAAAGTGGAAAAATAGAGCTTAGGCCCGAAGCAGTATCCCTCTCAACATTACTAAATGAAATAAAGGATTTTTACCTGATTGAAACCAAGCAATACAATATCCATCTGGAAGTGGAAAATAATATTGAAGAACTGGTCATTTTGGATCCTAATATTATTAAAATCATCTTGGAAAATTTATTGTCAAATGCCATAAAATATACTCCTGAAGGTGGAAATATTATAATGTCAACTTCTAAAGAATCCAATTACATTAAGATCAATGTGATGGACTCGGGAATTGGAATACCAACTGAAACCTTAATTGCTTTAAAGAAAAAAGATAGATTTATCAAAAGCAGTAAAGGCTTAAGAAAAGAGAAAGGAACAGGACTGGGCTTAAGCATCGTAAATGACCTTATCGAAATACACAAAGCAAATCTATTCGTTGAAAGTAAGGATGGCTCAGGAACTATCTTTAAGATTGAAATTCCAACCGATTTAAAAAACATATCATAATAGCTTTGGTAAAAATCCAATTCTTAACCATTACATTTTCTAAATAAATAAATCTATATCTTTGAAAACAACAAAACCTTAATGTTTTCATGAAGCAAAAAAGACCGCCATGGTATTTTCTCGTATTACTTATTTTGGCTGGTGAGTCTGTTTTTGTGGTGCCCTTTATCATCGTAAGAGTATTCCGACCTGCAGTACTCGAAGTGTTTCATTTAAGTAATTTAGAACTCGGCTTTTGTTTCTCTATTTTGGGAGTTATTGCTTTCTTCTCTTATTTTTTTGGTGGTCCCTTAGCAGATAAATACCCTCCTCGAAAACTAATTGCAGTGGCACTATGGATGACAGCATTAGGAGGAGTCTATTATTATCAAATTCCGGGCTATACTGGATTAAAAATACTCTATGGTTATTGGGGTTTTACCACCATATTCTTGTTTTGGGCACCTATGATAAAAGCCGCACGAGTTTGGGGTGGTGCTACCTCACAGGGAAAAGCCTTTGGGTTTTTAGATGGCGGTAGAGGCTTGGTGGGCGCCTTATTTGGCGCTTTAGGTCTGCTCATTTTTTCTTTGCTTTTGGGTGATGATATTCAAATGTCTGATGCTGAAGAAACGAAAAAAGCTCTAAAACAAGTCATCATGTACTCTTCAATAATTGTAACAATAGTTGGTGTTTTTGTGTGGTTTTTCATGAAACTCGATCGTCAAATAGAAAAGGAAATAAGCATAGAAAAAATCCAAGTTTCCCAGATTAAAGAAGTTTTAGCTTTGCCTTCAGTCTGGTTATTAATGATGATTATTCTATGTGCTTATGTGGGTTATAAAATCACTGATATTATTTCTCTCTATGCCCAAGAAGTGATGCTTTACGATCATGTGAAATCTGCTCAAATTGGTACCTTCTTGCTATTTATGCGTATGATTATTGGAACTATAATTGGCCTATTGGCAGATAAAACAGAGAGTACATTTTTACTAATTATTAGTTTTGGACTTACTTTAATTGCTTCATTAGCCATAGCTCTTGGTTTCATTACAGCATCGGTAACTTTACTCTTTATACTCTCCATTTTAATATTGTCAACAGGAGTTTATGCCGCCAGATCTTTATATTTTGCAGTCATGGAAAAAGGAAATATCCCAGTGATGTTAACTGGAACGGCCGTAGGGCTAGTTTCTCTGATTGGATATGCTCCAGATATTTTTGTGGGTCCTATTATGGGCCATTTGCTCGATAGTTCACCTGGACTAAAAGGCCATCAACATGTATTTTGGATATTGGTTTTGTTTTCAATTATGGGTAGTGTTGCAGCTTTTGTTTATTATCAGATGTTTGGAAGGAAGAAAGGTTCAATACTAAAATGAAAGAATGATTGAATGGAGGGAATGGGAGAAGGAATTGACTATTATATCATTAAAGCATTATTGCATTTATTGAAGAAAGGATTGAAGGAAAAATGATTAAATGAGAGAAGTAGCAAACTATTCTATCATTGTATCATTACTTTATTTACTCATTAAACCATAAAAAATTGAATAAATTATCCTTAGTTTTGTATCAACTCAAAGCCTTAGACCATGCATAGATTGAGAACATATATAGAACAGATAGCAAAAGTTACCGATGAAGATTGGAGCTTATTCTCTGCATGTTTGTTTCAGCAGAATTTTGCAAAGCGTCAGCTGATTTTAGAAGCTGGGCAGGTTGAAAACCATATTTCTTTTATTGAGGAAGGCATGGTAAGGGTATTTATCCCAAAAGAAGACCCTGAGAAAGAAATCACTTTTGGTTTTAGTTTCAAGTATGAATTTATTAGTGCCTATGATTCTTTTTTAAGTCGTGAGCCTTCACAATACCAATTAGAAGCGTTAAGTAAATGCAGTGTGTGGAGTATATCCTATGAAGATTTGCAAAAGGTATATCGGCATACCAAGATTGGCAATCTTATTGGCCGCCTAACGGCAGAAAGGCTATTTCTCATTAAATCCAATAGAGAGCAATCTTTACTCAACCAAAGTGCCGAACAACGTTATTTAAACCTCTTTAACACCCGTCCAGCGCTTTTTGAGAGTATCCCCTTAAAATATATAGCTTCGTATATTGGAATCACTCCTCAGGCCTTAAGCCGTATTCGTAAAAAGTCTTTATAGCCTTGTTGTCAAATATCAACATAAAGAATTCCTGAACCTAGGTTCATTGCTATTCCTAATTAATCCTCACATCTTTGCATACAACAGATAATCTTATAGAAATGGCTATTTTATTGTTCTTCATTGTATTATGGTATGGAGGATTGTTTTTCCAAACTTTTTTCCTTCATCGTTATGCTGCGCATCAAACTTTCACCATGTCGAGGAGGGCAGAGAAGGTAAGTTTTGTGCTGACTTGGATATTTCAGGGCTCCAGCTATTTGAGTGCCTATGGTTATGGAATTATGCACCGTATGCACCATGCCTATGCCGATACTGAGAATGATCCACACTCTCCTAAATACGACAAAAACTTGATGAAGATGATGTTGCGAACTAAGGACAATTATCAAGATATCAATAATAAAGATGTTTATGTGGAAGAGAAATTTTTAATTAATGTTCCGCAATGGAAATCCTTCGATCACTTTGCCAGTTCCATGCTGTCTAGAATTTTATGGGGTGCTTTATACTTTCTATTTTTCTTGTTTTTTGTCACCGCATGGTGGCAATGGCTGCTCCTGCCACTCGCCTTTCTCATGGCACCCATTCACGGTGCTATTATCAACTGGTTTGCTCATATCTATGGCTATGTAAATTTCAAGGTGAATGATACCTCTAAAAACCTCCTCCCTATAGATTTTCTAATGATGGGGGAATCTTATCATAATAATCATCACAGAAATAGTGGTAAACCCAACTTTGGTGGAGTGAGATGGCATGAAATAGATCCCACCTATGTGGTTATGAAAATGCTTCATTCATTTAAACTTATTCAGCTTAAAAGAGTTTAGTGGAATGGAGAAAAGTATCCTTTAATTTATTAATATTCAAAATAAGATATCATTTAAAATTATATATAGAACCAAGGAAATATCTAATAACTTCGATTATTAAATAATTGCCACAGAAAGCCAATAATGCATTAGATTTTAATCTGAAAAGTATGAAGTTATAGCGGGTTATATCAAATGGTTTTTAGTTAATGCCGATGGCTATCGGCAGATGTATTATTGACTTTTCCTGTATAGGATTTCAATAATTAGCACATCTACTTCCTAAAATTTTATTGATTTATCCCAATAAACCTTCAAAATATTTAGTCGTATATGAGCTAATTATTTGAAACTGTGATGATATTTAATGTCGAACTCAGTCCATTAGACGGCTATAAAGCCGTATTTTTTACATAAAATAACTGGTAACTTTGTAGAAAACAGGATGGAATTACCAGACCTTGTTAACCAATGGTGCTATTAAGCCCATAACTCAGTTTAGGCATGCACGCTTATAGATTGTTTAATGGTGGCGTTGAGACCCCTTATAGTAGAATATCGAATACTTAAACGTGCTGATAATCCCATCCATAAATAATTCATTATGGCAAAGATATATAATTTAAATGCTGCCGGGATCGACATTTCTGTAAAAGAATATGTAGTAACAGTCCCAGAAGAACGAG
Coding sequences within it:
- a CDS encoding Crp/Fnr family transcriptional regulator yields the protein MHRLRTYIEQIAKVTDEDWSLFSACLFQQNFAKRQLILEAGQVENHISFIEEGMVRVFIPKEDPEKEITFGFSFKYEFISAYDSFLSREPSQYQLEALSKCSVWSISYEDLQKVYRHTKIGNLIGRLTAERLFLIKSNREQSLLNQSAEQRYLNLFNTRPALFESIPLKYIASYIGITPQALSRIRKKSL
- a CDS encoding nitrate/nitrite transporter, whose amino-acid sequence is MKQKRPPWYFLVLLILAGESVFVVPFIIVRVFRPAVLEVFHLSNLELGFCFSILGVIAFFSYFFGGPLADKYPPRKLIAVALWMTALGGVYYYQIPGYTGLKILYGYWGFTTIFLFWAPMIKAARVWGGATSQGKAFGFLDGGRGLVGALFGALGLLIFSLLLGDDIQMSDAEETKKALKQVIMYSSIIVTIVGVFVWFFMKLDRQIEKEISIEKIQVSQIKEVLALPSVWLLMMIILCAYVGYKITDIISLYAQEVMLYDHVKSAQIGTFLLFMRMIIGTIIGLLADKTESTFLLIISFGLTLIASLAIALGFITASVTLLFILSILILSTGVYAARSLYFAVMEKGNIPVMLTGTAVGLVSLIGYAPDIFVGPIMGHLLDSSPGLKGHQHVFWILVLFSIMGSVAAFVYYQMFGRKKGSILK
- a CDS encoding acyl-CoA desaturase; the protein is MAILLFFIVLWYGGLFFQTFFLHRYAAHQTFTMSRRAEKVSFVLTWIFQGSSYLSAYGYGIMHRMHHAYADTENDPHSPKYDKNLMKMMLRTKDNYQDINNKDVYVEEKFLINVPQWKSFDHFASSMLSRILWGALYFLFFLFFVTAWWQWLLLPLAFLMAPIHGAIINWFAHIYGYVNFKVNDTSKNLLPIDFLMMGESYHNNHHRNSGKPNFGGVRWHEIDPTYVVMKMLHSFKLIQLKRV